In a genomic window of Procambarus clarkii isolate CNS0578487 chromosome 10, FALCON_Pclarkii_2.0, whole genome shotgun sequence:
- the LOC123748327 gene encoding collagen alpha-1(I) chain-like: protein MLCSSRRGPTPGNAGRRGPTPGNVGRRGPTPGNVGRRGPTPGNVGRRGPTPGNAGRRGPTPGNAGRRGPTPGNAGRRGPTPGNAGRRGPTPGNAGRRGPTPGNAGRRGPTPGNAGRRGPTPGNVGRRGPTPGNVGRRGPTPGNVGRRGPTPGNAGRWGPTPGNVGRRGPTPGNAGRWGPTPGNAGRWGPMPGNVGRWGPMPGNAGRWGPMPGNAGRWGPMPGNASRRGPTPGNVGRRGPTPGNAGRWGSTPGNAGRWGPMPGNAGRWGPTPGNAGRWGPRQATLAAGAPCQATLAAGAPCQATLAAGAPCQATLAAGAHARQRWPLGPHARQRWPLGPHARQRWPLGPTPGNAGRWGPMPGNAGRWGPRQTTLAAGAPRQATLAARAPCQATLAAGAHARQRWPLGPTPDNAGRWGPTPDNASRRGPTPGNVGRWGPRQATPAAGAPCQTTLAAGAPRQATLAAGAPCQATLAAGAPCQATPAAEAHARQHRPLGPTPANAGRWGPRQATPAAGAHARQRWPLGPHARQRRPLGPTPGNAGRWGPRQATLAAGAHARQRWPLWPTPGNAGRYGPRQATPAAGAHARQRWPLGPTPGNAGRWGPRQATLAAGAHARQRWPLGPTPGNAGRWGPRQATLAAGAHARQRWPLGPTPGNAGRWGPMPGNAGRWGPMPGNAGRWGARQAPLGPTPGAASRWGPRQATPAAGPHARQR from the coding sequence ATGTTATGTTCAAGCCGCCGGGGCCCCACCCCAGGCAACGCTGGCCGCCGGGGCCCCACGCCAGGCAACGTTGGCCGCCGGGGCCCCACGCCAGGCAACGTTGGCCGCCGGGGCCCCACGCCAGGCAACGTTGGCCGCCGGGGCCCCACGCCAGGCAACGCTGGCCGCCGGGGCCCCACGCCAGGCAACGCTGGCCGCCGGGGCCCCACGCCAGGCAACGCTGGCCGCCGGGGCCCCACGCCAGGCAACGCTGGCCGCCGGGGCCCCACGCCAGGCAACGCTGGCCGCCGGGGCCCCACGCCAGGCAACGCTGGCCGCCGGGGCCCCACGCCAGGCAACGCTGGCCGCCGGGGCCCCACGCCAGGCAACGTTGGCCGCCGGGGCCCCACGCCAGGCAACGTTGGCCGCCGGGGCCCCACGCCAGGCAACGTTGGCCGCCGGGGCCCCACGCCAGGCAACGCTGGCCGCTGGGGCCCCACGCCAGGCAACGTTGGCCGCCGGGGCCCCACGCCAGGCAACGCTGGCCGCTGGGGCCCCACGCCAGGCAACGCTGGCCGCTGGGGCCCCATGCCAGGCAACGTTGGCCGCTGGGGCCCCATGCCAGGCAACGCTGGCCGCTGGGGCCCCATGCCAGGCAACGCTGGCCGCTGGGGCCCCATGCCAGGCAACGCTAGCCGCCGGGGCCCCACGCCAGGCAACGTTGGCCGCCGGGGCCCCACGCCAGGCAACGCCGGCCGCTGGGGCTCCACGCCAGGCAACGCTGGCCGCTGGGGCCCCATGCCAGGCAACGCTGGCCGCTGGGGCCCCACGCCAGGCAACGCTGGCCGCTGGGGCCCACGCCAGGCAACGCTGGCCGCTGGGGCCCCATGCCAGGCAACGCTGGCCGCTGGGGCCCCATGCCAGGCAACGCTGGCCGCTGGGGCCCCATGCCAGGCAACGCTGGCCGCTGGGGCCCACGCCAGGCAACGCTGGCCGCTGGGGCCCCACGCCAGGCAACGCTGGCCGCTGGGGCCCCATGCCAGGCAACGCTGGCCGCTGGGGCCCACGCCAGGCAACGCTGGCCGCTGGGGCCCCATGCCAGGCAACGCTGGCCGCTGGGGCCCACGCCAGACAACGCTGGCCGCCGGGGCCCCACGCCAGGCAACGCTGGCCGCCAGGGCCCCATGCCAGGCAACGCTAGCCGCTGGGGCCCACGCCAGGCAACGTTGGCCGCTGGGGCCCACGCCAGACAACGCTGGCCGCTGGGGCCCCACGCCAGACAACGCTAGCCGCCGGGGCCCCACGCCAGGCAACGTTGGCCGCTGGGGCCCACGCCAGGCAACGCCGGCCGCTGGGGCTCCATGCCAGACAACGCTGGCCGCCGGGGCCCCACGCCAGGCAACGCTGGCCGCTGGGGCCCCATGCCAGGCAACGCTGGCCGCTGGGGCCCCATGCCAGGCAACACCGGCCGCTGAGGCCCACGCCAGGCAACACCGGCCGCTGGGGCCCACGCCAGCCAACGCCGGCCGCTGGGGCCCACGCCAGGCAACGCCGGCCGCTGGGGCCCACGCCAGGCAACGCTGGCCGCTGGGGCCCCACGCCAGGCAACGCCGGCCGCTGGGGCCCACGCCAGGCAACGCCGGCCGCTGGGGCCCACGCCAGGCAACGCTGGCCGCTGGGGCCCACGCCAGGCAACGCTGGCCGCTATGGCCCACGCCAGGCAACGCTGGCCGCTATGGCCCACGCCAGGCAACGCCGGCCGCTGGGGCCCACGCCAGGCAACGCTGGCCGCTGGGGCCCACGCCAGGCAACGCTGGCCGCTGGGGCCCACGCCAGGCAACGCTGGCCGCTGGGGCCCACGCCAGGCAACGCTGGCCGCTGGGGCCCACGCCAGGCAACGCTGGCCGCTGGGGCCCACGCCAGGCAACGCTGGCCGCTGGGGCCCACGCCAGGCAACGCTGGCCGCTGGGGCCCACGCCAGGCAACGCTGGCCGCTGGGGCCCCATGCCAGGCAACGCTGGTCGCTGGGGCCCCATGCCAGGCAACGCTGGCCGCTGGGGCGCACGCCAGGCGCCGCTGGGGCCCACGCCAGGCGCCGCTAGCCGCTGGGGTCCACGCCAGGCAACACCGGCCGCTGGGCCCCACGCCAGGCAACGCTAG